ATGAGTGATTCACAGTATGTCACATTATCCATGTCTAAGGATGAAAAGTATTCTTGgaaaattttaaatgtttgggaATAGTAGATTCATCAGACATATCAGCAAGCACTGTCCGTTAATCAGATTCCAGCACAGTCCAACACAAAGCATACAGACAAATATGTGACATAAATATCATCAGATATCATAAAACACACCAATGTCCATTATATATTTGATCCTGGCAGCACAATTTTACTTTGATTATCATTAATCTACTGTCTTTATTGATTTTCTTGATATGATTTCAACCACATGATCTTGTGAATTGGTCTTTTTTGTTTCAGACTTGATCCACTGCACCAACGAGATGAACGTGAACATTCCACAACTGGCCGACTCGCTGTTTGAGCGGACCACCAACACCAGCTGGGTGGTCGTATTCAAGTCACTTATCACCACACACCACCTCATGGTCTATGGCAACGAGGTGACGCTTCAGACACTGACACACCATTAACAAAGCAGCTAGACGTATTACAAACAATCAGAAATGACAAGAAAGTTGAATAATGTAACAGCGGAGTATGTgactttaaaatattaataattaattcttTGGTCCTATTTTAAGTAACACATTTCTCCCACATGCAGCGTTTCGTCCAATACTTGGCTTCAAGGAATACACTTTTCAACCTCAGTAATTTTTTGGACAAAAGTGGGTTACAAGGTAACAATTTGATTCTGTCTGTTGTTATTTCTCATTTTACCATTTTCAAAAGAGATTATTCTTTCAAATCATTAAAGCCCCATCTGCATTTTTCTTCCTAGGCTATGACATGTCCACGTTTATCAGGAGGTATAGTCGATACCTGAACGAGAAAGCTGTTTCATACAGACAGGTTGCCTTTGACTTCACGAAAGTAAAACGCGGGTAAGAACACAAAAGTTTATAGATTCTGCAATTTATCGAACAATTTGCTGGTGACCTGTACAGGGTGTGACCTGCTTTTAACTTATCTAATGTAAATTTGTGAGTAAGTGTAATCTTTGTTTTTGGATGATGGGTCACACAAAACGAGACGTGGGAAAAAGCATATTTTtcccattttaaaaacaaaccagtcgATTGAGAAAATAGTGTAGAAAAAAGTGTTAGATTATTCTGTAATAAACGTGTTTAGTTGCAGTGCTACATTAGTGTGAGTCTGTTTATCAGTCATTAAGAGCCGCACTGTTTGCCTCTCTCTTCTCTAAAATCTCCATGTGTCCACACAGAGTGGATGGTGTAATGAGGACCATGAATACAGAGAAGCTGCTCAAGACAATCCCCATAATTCAGAACCAGATGGACGCCCTCCTTGATTTCAATGTGAGTTTAAGGGGAAGCCTCTGTATCTCTTCAGCACGAGTGTGGATTTTACTGAGGCTGCTGCAAACAACCTCATTATCTGTCAGCATTTAGATAAATATCTAGACTGATTGCTTTCCCTCAGGTTAACGCCAACGAGCTGACTAATGGAGTCATCAATGCAGCCTTCATGCTCCTCTTCAAAGACTCCATCAGGCTCTTTGCTGCTTATAATGAAGGCATTATCAACCTGCTTGGTAAGACCTTCAGTGATCACTGTGTTTTAActctctttgtctcctttgGTTAATTTTGTTCCAATATGTTTCTCTATCcatttgaattttaataaaATCTTTGTTTGTCCCAAAACAGAGAAATACTTTGACATGAAGAAGACTCAGTGTAAAGAAGGTTTGGACATTTACAAGAAGTTTCTCACCCGAATGACCCGGATATCAGAGTTCCTCAAAGTAGCAGAGGTAATTTCCACTGAATATTTCTAGTTTTATGTTTCTCTACCTTAGTTTTAATTATTATGTTTTGGGGTTGTCCGTCCATCTGTTCCATTCTTTTGAACATATCTCACAAGTGCTTtaaaggaatttcttcaaatttggtacaaatgtttaTATGAACTTAAAGATGAACAGAGTAGATTTCAGTGGTTAAAGGTTAAGGTCAGGGTGGCCTCATATTCTTGTGAATATATTTCAAGTTCTCAAAGATTAACTGTGACTTCATACAAGtatagactgaaactgcactgattGGCAGAGGAGTACAACTGCTGTGCAATAATTCTAGTTTTAcagatgctgttgtgaatgagATATTTGTCTGcctgaaagcagcagagttaaaatgtaactttctttgtttttctttctaacaGCAAGTGGGCATTGATCGAGGTGACATTCCAGACCTTTCACAGGTAAGCAAAGACATCTGCAGACACAGGAATTTTGCTCTCAATAGGAAGtatttcctttctctctttttcttactTCCAGTTATAActcctcttcttttcatctGCGTTGTCTTTGTCCAGCTAGTTTATATTACATCCAGCacagatatgttttttaaatctagaCATGTTGCATGATTTCCTTCTCGAGTGCATGTTTGCCAGAGGAGGTGGTCGTCTtctgctgtttcttcttcttctgcctctcctccttttcttctgaGCCTtaccttcttcttctcctccttctttctaCAGTAAATAAAGGTGTAAAGTCCACATTTAGTGTTttgcaataaatctgcacagTGACAGTTAGATGTTTACTGCTTAAAAATAAGATGCACATATTATTGTGCTGGTCTGTAGGGACCAATTTTATATTAGTGTTTAACCCCAGAGAGCTGCAGCTAAAATGCATCCCCCCCTCTAACTGTCACCACCtttatattctgtatttttccttTATCTTTCCACTTTAGTTCACAGTTTGTGTAAGTACTATCATTTCACTCTTCTTCTATATCCGTGACTTGCCTCAGTGTTGTCTTTTTGCATGCCTCTGCTCTGAATCTGTCTCCTAACATCGTGGTgaaaaaacagttgaaggaaaaaACACTTGCTGTGGTAAAATCCTGTTCATATTGTCATGGTCATTTTATCGAGGTGTGAAAAagtagactgtttataaagatgggcctacttcctccctttgtacaaaaatgaagccaaaatatctcaaacATGGGTGCTGACATCTTTTGAGTTTGTTTGGAGCCAGAGGTCCtcttcagacctggtattaaaatgcTTAATGCGTCCCCTGTGATTTGATCACACTTCCtcgctctatatgcaaataatcatgtACTTCACTTGTGTTCATGAAGACCAGATAATGTTGGTTTAACCCCGAGTTTACAGATATGTCCGATGACAATCTATGTGTTGGTGAAAGAAGGAGAGCGAGTGGAGTCAGGAGGGCCTAAATGAATGAATCTTGTGCAGCTGTGCTTTGAAGAAAGActtttaaaccaaaaaaaaaaaaaaaaacattgatctGATGATCAGTGATGTCTGGACTCTGagaaactttaaaatatgttgAATTCATTGTGAAGCTGTAGCaagtccttcatatgtggcccaggacggATTTGCAGGTGTTAATACCAGGTTTGAGCCATGATGAGAATTACCTAAACCAGttttggggagggggaggagccaCCAGgggtgatccagatgttttggcatGCGTCATGGCATCCACTTTTATACTCAGTCTATGTGTAAGATCCAGTGTAGCTCATCTACTGTGAAATGGCTGCCCTGTTGTGCTTAGACATGACCAATTCAACAACAGACAGGTTGTTGAACGTGATGTGGTGCAGTACATCATCCCACACAGATGTCGCTCTCATCCAAAGTAGCTTCTCGGCTGGAATGCAGTCATTGATCAGTGGTGGGAAACTAAAGCACAAAGCTGATAGTTCACCTTCACCAAGAGCAATAGTAAAGGGGGAAAGACATGAATTGACATCAGGGATTTTggcagcagtgttttctgctctATCTTGGTTGCCCACCACTGTCCATTTTGGTCTTGATGTTCATGCAGACTACGTTTTCTGAGTCTCAGGAACTCgctgattttgttttctgtcacgACAGGCTCCAAGTAGTCTCCTTGAAGCTCTGGAGCAGCACTTGGCCTCTTTAGAGGGCAAAAAAGTCAAAGACTCCACTGCAGCCAGCAGGTTCGTTAATCACTATTTCTGAATCCCTTTCATCTTCTTCCCTGAGTCTCAGGGTCTGTCTTTTGTTTCCATCTATATTGCTGGGCGATAAGTGTTATGAGTTCAGTAAAAGCTTTGCCTGTGCTGCATTGAgtgtgaatttgtttttgcCCTGCAGGGCCAGCACTCTGTCAAATGCAGTGTCATCGCTGGCCAGCACGGGGATGTCGTTCACTAAAGTGGATGAGCGGGAGAAGCAGGCAGCTCTCGAAGAGGAACAGGCTCGACTCAAAGCACTGAAGGTTAGCGTGctatttaagaaagaaaaacatttaaacgtTTATATAGAATAAAGAATCTTGTGGCATGTATATTTAATATTGAATCTCTTACATAGGAACAAAGGCTGAAAGAGCTCTCCAAGAGGCCGTCCTTTGCCACCACTGATACGTCGCCTATCTCCACCACTGGGGGCACAATCAGCACAGCACCAGCCATCGACCTCTTCTCTACACCCAGCTGCTCAAATGGGTACCTCTTAGTTCTACAAAATATCCTCTGTATAATTTTAAAAGGCAGGAAAGAGGATTTGGGAGTTTATCTCTCCCTACTTCTTTTGATCTATTTCCATTTCATCAGCTTTAAGATTAGAAGAATCATGTTTTTCCTCACTGTTTTCTCTATGTTGGTAGGACCTAGTTGATTAATCAGTTAGTCGCTTTAAAATTAATATGAAATAACTTAAATAACTTGTTGGAccttctcaaatgtgagaacagattgtttgtttgtctagCATGATACTGAACTGGGTTTTGGACTGACGATCATTCAGAACAAGCATTTTAAGGATTTCAGCTTGAGCTCAGGGAAATCATGACAGACATTTCTCACTATTTCCTGATATTTTACAGGCTTAATGGGTTAGTTGTTGAATCCTCACACAACTTTGATCAACTGtactttaaacacacaaactcctcTGACGCTCTGTTTATGTAGATAGaagaaagaaattgaaaaagagTACATTTTCTAATGAGTTCCTGCAAAAGTGTGATTTAAAAACGACATGGCTACtgataacaaaaacatttagcaCCTTTGCGTTTTTTTTACCATAACTCTAAACGGTTACCTCTTTTAAAGCCTTTGCACAAACAGgagtatttttaaaattatagaACCATTTCACATTCTTTCTGCTCCCAGTGCCGTGAAGATGGAGAGTGACCTGTTTGACCTGCAGTCGACCTTCCAGCCGTCCATGCAGTCCGGTTCAACAGGGCTTCCAGTGGCCACAGCATGGGCAGGTGAGCAGCTTATGTGTTTTCTGGCAGCTCTGCATGCTCTCCTACTCTTGTTGTTGTCTGACTCTGACACCCACCTGTTCCTTTCCActcttctgtcttcttcttttctttttctcttgacTCCACCTGCCTAGATCCTTTCACCTCTGCTGAAGCTGGAGATGATTCCATGCCAAACCTCAACCCTTTCCTCTCAAAACTCGTTGTCGATGCCACTCACTTACCTGTCGTGTCTTCAGACGGTGTTAGCTTTTCCTCTATGACATCTGGTCATGAAATGTTTGGTGGTAACGactcatttttgtttctcctcctaATGTCTCGTTGCTCTACTTCATTTCTCTGTAGTTGCGTATGCTCATGTTTAGTTTGCATGTTACTGTGCTGCAGTAGTTTGAATGTGATTATCTGTCTTTGCTCATAAACCAAActttatctcctctcctccactgtaGTGACTATAAGCCCATGTTGCTTTACAGCcattcttcatcctctcttttaATGAATAGTTTGGTGTTGTATTGTAAAGACAAATAGAACTTTTAACGTgaaacctgtttttcttttaccaaCACTATGTTTGATTCTCCAGATCGTTACAATCCCTTTACTGACACAAACTCAACTGTTTCAACCAATTACAAACGCACAGTGCGGATAGAACCCTCCGTCTCAGGTACTATGATGGCTCACCATCGCAGCCTATGTTTCCCGAACCCTGGCAAACATAGGGTCCAGTGAAAACAACCCCAGGGCCATTGTTTTTGATGatagaaatgttgaaataaactAAGATTAATGGaagagtttgacatttttgggaAATACTGTAtgctttgatttattgataccactcttatgttttttaaatatgataatAGCATAAAAACTGGAAACATGGGGAAATGGTTTgtctggctctgtccaaaggtaaaataaatattttcctaCCTGCACCTCTAAAGCTTGGTAATTATAGCTTATTTGTTTGAAgaactgtaaaaataacatGCTGCAGTAGAACAGTGGGTTATGCACAGGACAGCAATATATCTTAGCCAGGATCAGAGTACATATATAATTACTGCAAACATTTGTAGCCAGAGTTCGTGCAGTTGTGATTGTGGGAGTCAGTAGCAGTAGCGAGGTCCTCTTGACTTTTAGTCTCAGCTGTTCATCATGACATTTTACCCCGATTTTATAGCACcagataactaattaaaaccaattgAATTGTAAACATCTTTGAGGAAAAATATGTTATATGTATTTTGACTTTGTAGTCCtttcccatccactaacatggagaaggagaGGTTTATGAACTTTATTGCAGCCAGACCCGAGGtggtgattgagatgctttgtaCAGCAACAAAGTCAAGGCAACCATTAAATAATTAATCTAATTTCCCCTTGACCTCATCCTCTGAAGAAAAGCAAATGTCAGTTAGAGGAACTTTCTCCCCAGGGAGCGTTCATCAAACCTCTTGGAGGAAAAGCCCCTTCTGAGATTGTTTTGGGTCATTTAGAAGTGCTGGCAggtgtatttttgtttccttaGGCAGTCTCGTCCAAAAAAATGTTGTTCGTGGCTCAACCATTGCCAGACCTCAATGTGACGCTATCCTGTCTGACAGCAAAGTGCACTGGCCAATTAATTGCTTCCAAGTCCACAAATGGCTGTTTACCTCAATGCAGAGTTACTGTGTTTCTGACGACAAGCCTTCAAATTTATGGATCTAACGGATCTCATTCCTTCACCAGTGCAGTTAACACAGGactgttttcacattatttcCACTTCACCTAGCCTCATGTTTATTGCACTGACAGGACAGTGGTATCAATATTCTTTTTTGGACAGTAAGCGAATAAccgtatttcccaaaatgttgtgtttccaaATGTTCCTGAAGTATTCCTTCAATCCCTGCCTCAGGATAACTATAAGCACTACTTTATCCTTTGACAACTCTTAAACTCTGTTAAACACTTACTATTCAACAGCTACAAAAGTGTAATATTTCCGCTGACTTCTTCCTACCTGTCATTTCCAACCTGTCTCTCTGGCGTGGCCTTGAAATACCTTCTCCCTttgctctctgtcttcctctctttctcttcattgtCTTCCTGCTTCCTGTGGTGTGTCAGACTCCTTCTGTGGTCCAGTGCCCATTGCCCAGCACCTCCCACACCAGGCTCCCTTCCCCTCTGAGCCCTCTACTGTAGCAGGTCTATTCAGAGGTACTGAAGCACATTCAGCTGCAGATTAATACTCCTGTGGAGAGACGCTTGTGGTATTCGGCAGAAGCATCCAGTGCTTGCTATATGGACTCTGTACTTACAGTGCAGGAACCTAACATCTGCAGAAACCTAACGTCTTCGCAGTGGTTTCCAgtaatttcacattttgtgaTTCTTGAACTGCATCTGTCCTTTTCCCTCTTCTCTTATGAAGAATATTCAACGCCACAGGCGCCTCCGCAACAGCCAACAGGGGGACTCCAAGTGGACTTTGAGTCCGTTTTTGGAGCCAAAGCCTCAGGCAGCAACAGTATCAATTCTGATGGTGAGGATTTataaaataagtaaacatgGAATACCTGCACCAaaggtttctgttttttatacctctgccaaggacgtTAAGTCACCTCTGTACAtatgtttgttggttggtttgtaagcaaAATTAGACCAAAACCAGTAAGTTTTgattggaaaaagaacataatcTTCTTGGCAGAGTTTTTTACTGAGCACtaatacacattttattgttaagACAGCTGATCATGTACATTGATGAAGctaaattttttttcttttccatcgaAAGGCCAAATATACTTGGTTTACTATCCTGTAGtaggaaaaataaaagctgcaaatCCAAGAATCAGCAAACATTCgtcatgtttgaaaaaatgACCAACACTATTGCTCCGTTATGAAAACATTCCACAATTAATTTTCTGTCAGTCGATGAATCATCGTAGCTGTAATTGTCTGGTCAGATATTACCGGGGGCATCCTGAAACCAACCCTCGCCGGTTCCAACCAGCCATGCTGTCAGCAGCCAGAGAAGCTGGTGTCAGATGACCTTGACTCCTCCCTGGCTAACCTTGTCGGCAGTGAGTTTGCTGCTTTGCTTTAAGCTGCACTAATTAACATGAGTTCATTAACGGGAAAAAAACCGACATTCAACAACTCTtgtttgaattttcttttcagaCCTCGGCATTGGAAACGGCACGATGAAGAAGTAAGTGGTGGATCGACGCTCAGTGttcagaaacagaagcagcatCTCCGTGTTTCAGGCCACTCACACGCTGGTGCTAACATCATCTGTGTTAATCTGCAGTGACATTCACTGGAGCCAGCCAGGGGAGAAGAGGATGACCGGCGGCACCAACTGGCAGCCAAAGGCGGCACCGTCCACGACCTGGAACCCCGTCTCCATGGTGATGCACACAGATCTTTCACTGTAGAGCTGTACTTGTTTCTTGTTGTCATTTCTTGCTGTTTT
The Paralichthys olivaceus isolate ysfri-2021 chromosome 11, ASM2471397v2, whole genome shotgun sequence genome window above contains:
- the picalmb gene encoding phosphatidylinositol binding clathrin assembly protein b isoform X9, producing MSGQSITDRITAAQHSVTGSAVSKTVCKATTHEIMGPKKKHLDYLIHCTNEMNVNIPQLADSLFERTTNTSWVVVFKSLITTHHLMVYGNERFVQYLASRNTLFNLSNFLDKSGLQGYDMSTFIRRYSRYLNEKAVSYRQVAFDFTKVKRGVDGVMRTMNTEKLLKTIPIIQNQMDALLDFNVNANELTNGVINAAFMLLFKDSIRLFAAYNEGIINLLEKYFDMKKTQCKEGLDIYKKFLTRMTRISEFLKVAEQVGIDRGDIPDLSQAPSSLLEALEQHLASLEGKKVKDSTAASRASTLSNAVSSLASTGMSFTKVDEREKQAALEEEQARLKALKEQRLKELSKRPSFATTDTSPISTTGGTISTAPAIDLFSTPSCSNGAVKMESDLFDLQSTFQPSMQSGSTGLPVATAWADRYNPFTDTNSTVSTNYKRTVRIEPSVSDSFCGPVPIAQHLPHQAPFPSEPSTVAGLFREYSTPQAPPQQPTGGLQVDFESVFGAKASGSNSINSDDITGGILKPTLAGSNQPCCQQPEKLVSDDLDSSLANLVGNLGIGNGTMKNDIHWSQPGEKRMTGGTNWQPKAAPSTTWNPVSMPQSIMAFPATTPTGMMGYGMPPQMGSMGMMNPPTMMYSQPVMRPPNPFGSVSSAQVGARQTDYCTEPMPSEPSAASSPSSQSPLRAPGQDPFAHLSLKDFL
- the picalmb gene encoding phosphatidylinositol binding clathrin assembly protein b isoform X17; the encoded protein is MSGQSITDRITAAQHSVTGSAVSKTVCKATTHEIMGPKKKHLDYLIHCTNEMNVNIPQLADSLFERTTNTSWVVVFKSLITTHHLMVYGNERFVQYLASRNTLFNLSNFLDKSGLQGYDMSTFIRRYSRYLNEKAVSYRQVAFDFTKVKRGVDGVMRTMNTEKLLKTIPIIQNQMDALLDFNVNANELTNGVINAAFMLLFKDSIRLFAAYNEGIINLLEKYFDMKKTQCKEGLDIYKKFLTRMTRISEFLKVAEQVGIDRGDIPDLSQAPSSLLEALEQHLASLEGKKVKDSTAASRASTLSNAVSSLASTGMSFTKVDEREKQAALEEEQARLKALKEQRLKELSKRPSFATTDTSPISTTGGTISTAPAIDLFSTPSCSNGAVKMESDLFDLQSTFQPSMQSGSTGLPVATAWAEYSTPQAPPQQPTGGLQVDFESVFGAKASGSNSINSDDITGGILKPTLAGSNQPCCQQPEKLVSDDLDSSLANLVGNLGIGNGTMKNDIHWSQPGEKRMTGGTNWQPKAAPSTTWNPVSMPQSIMAFPATTPTGMMGYGMPPQMGSMGMMNPPTMMYSQPVMRPPNPFGSVSSAQVGARQTDYCTEPMPSEMQFM